In Monodelphis domestica isolate mMonDom1 chromosome 4, mMonDom1.pri, whole genome shotgun sequence, one DNA window encodes the following:
- the DACT3 gene encoding dapper homolog 3 isoform X3, whose product MWELGQHLGELSLDAEGLEEDVGLSSGFYEGPSPTGPDSPPSTFGADSGFSGSGSYSRLGPSEPRGAFASERPKSLGEAGPSSQEASGGGRAAVPRSFSAPYPTASQETGPGGVATSFLAPSPLHAVALQSPRLRGRFYADSPVTGPPEDAAPGRHLESYISGLLRRRRRIRGRPGPGQPRTSPGPGPAEPSAALRRQNSARQRPEEPAHSGGGGSPGPGGWPPWDSSPPSTEPVPAAAGSSPPSPGEGRLVKAQYIPAAHGAVRGPPVARAARRKGPPPPPLTRGRSVELSPPRERPRPSGGTRKGRFPDGAVRRGSPRGKKAARSQSENSLLNRPGAGPAEPKYHTVEREEPRPGRPRRPPAAPAAAAASSSSRRWRSTAEISGEEAEGGRRAKAVPRGGAGRAAGGAPGPSPAPPRRLLYGCAGSDSECSAGRGGAGGRRAPPLGSVGGSYGGSYGPAYGESESSASDAESLAFSSASSDSEGSGGGLVWPQQLAAASAAAGPAGGPGGPQGKVFVKIKASHALKKKILRFRSGSLKVMTTV is encoded by the exons ATGTGGGAATTGGGTCAACATCTGGGAGAGCTGAGCTTGGATGCTGAAGGCCTGGAGGAAGATGTTGGGCTGAGTTCAG GTTTCTATGAAGGCCCTTCCCCTACTGGTCCAGACTCCCCTCCTTCAACTTTTGGAGCTGACAGTGGTTTCTCCGGCTCGGGTTCCTACAGCCGTCTGGGCCCCTCTGAGCCTCGGGGAGCATTTGCCAGCGAGAGGCCCAAGTCTCTGG GAGAAGCTGGCCCCAGCTCCCAGGAGGCCTCTGGGGGAGGCCGGGCAGCTGTGCCCCGCTCCTTCTCGGCTCCCTACCCAACGGCTTCGCAGGAGACCGGGCCTGGGGGCGTAGCCACCTCCTTTTTGGCGCCCAGCCCGCTGCATGCAGTGGCTCTGCAGAGCCCCCGCCTGCGCGGCCGCTTCTATGCGGACTCCCCAGTCACCGGGCCCCCCGAGGACGCTGCTCCAGGCCGCCACTTGGAGAGCTACATCTCGGGCCTTCTGCGGCGCCGGCGGCGGATCCGCGGGCGGCCAGGCCCAGGCCAACCCCGAACCAGTCCCGGTCCCGGACCGGCCGAGCCGTCGGCGGCTCTCCGACGGCAGAACAGCGCTCGGCAGCGACCGGAGGAGCCGGCGCACTCTGGTGGGGGCGGCTCTCCTGGGCCCGGGGGCTGGCCGCCCTGGGACTCCAGCCCGCCCTCGACCGAGCCTGTGCCGGCGGCGGCGGGCTCATCACCCCCCAGCCCAGGCGAGGGCCGCTTGGTGAAGGCCCAGTACATCCCTGCAGCCCACGGAGCTGTCCGCGGTCCCCCAGTGGCCCGCGCCGCCCGCAGAAAGGGTCCGCCTCCCCCACCTCTTACTCGAGGCCGCAGCGTGGAGCTGTCCCCTCCCCGCGAGCGGCCGCGACCCAGCGGCGGCACCCGGAAGGGCCGCTTCCCAGACGGGGCGGTCCGCCGCGGCTCCCCGCGGGGCAAGAAGGCCGCCCGCTCGCAGTCCGAGAACAGCCTTCTGAATCGGCCCGGCGCCGGCCCGGCGGAGCCCAAGTACCACACCGTGGAGAGGGAGGAGCCGCGGCCCGGCCGACCTCGACGGCCTCCGGCCGCccccgccgctgccgccgcctcctcctcctcgcgCCGCTGGCGCTCCACTGCCGAGATCAGCGGCGAGGAGGCCGAGGGTGGACGGAGGGCCAAGGCGGTCCCACGAGGGGGGGCTGGCCGAGCCGCCGGGGGAGCCCCGGGGCCCTCGCCCGCCCCTCCCCGCCGCCTCCTCTACGGCTGTGCGGGCAGCGACTCGGAGTGCTCGGCGGGCCGCGGCGGGGCCGGGGGCCGCCGGGCTCCCCCTCTGGGCAGCGTCGGCGGCAGCTACGGGGGCAGCTACGGCCCAGCCTACGGTGAGAGCGAGTCGAGCGCCAGCGACGCCGAATCCCTGGCCTTCAGCTCAGCCTCCAGTGACTCGGAGGGCAGCGGCGGTGGCCTGGTGTGGCCCCAGCAGCTGGCAGCCGCCTCGGCAGCTGCAGGCCCGGCCGGGGGTCCTGGAGGGCCCCAGGGGAAGGTCTTCGTCAAGATCAAGGCCTCCCACGCCCTCAAGAAGAAGATCCTGCGGTTCCGCTCCGGCTCGCTGAAGGTTATGACCACGGTGTGA
- the DACT3 gene encoding dapper homolog 3 isoform X2: MIRAFSFPVSPERGRLRGWLEGSLAGLCELHWLRERQEFRVRQALRLGQPLAAGPGGAAEDGRDQEDEALGDDDGDEDDDEAAARRAAAALEEQLEALPGLMWELGQHLGELSLDAEGLEEDVGLSSGFYEGPSPTGPDSPPSTFGADSGFSGSGSYSRLGPSEPRGAFASERPKSLGEAGPSSQEASGGGRAAVPRSFSAPYPTASQETGPGGVATSFLAPSPLHAVALQSPRLRGRFYADSPVTGPPEDAAPGRHLESYISGLLRRRRRIRGRPGPGQPRTSPGPGPAEPSAALRRQNSARQRPEEPAHSGGGGSPGPGGWPPWDSSPPSTEPVPAAAGSSPPSPGEGRLVKAQYIPAAHGAVRGPPVARAARRKGPPPPPLTRGRSVELSPPRERPRPSGGTRKGRFPDGAVRRGSPRGKKAARSQSENSLLNRPGAGPAEPKYHTVEREEPRPGRPRRPPAAPAAAAASSSSRRWRSTAEISGEEAEGGRRAKAVPRGGAGRAAGGAPGPSPAPPRRLLYGCAGSDSECSAGRGGAGGRRAPPLGSVGGSYGGSYGPAYGESESSASDAESLAFSSASSDSEGSGGGLVWPQQLAAASAAAGPAGGPGGPQGKVFVKIKASHALKKKILRFRSGSLKVMTTV; the protein is encoded by the exons ATGATCCGGGCCTTTTCGTTCCCCGTGAGCCCGGAGAGGGGCCGGTTGCGGGGCTGGCTGGAGGGTAGCCTGGCCGGCCTCTGCGAGCTGCACTGGCTGCGGGAGCGCCAGGAGTTCCGCGTGCGCCAGGCGCTCCGGCTTGGGCAGCCGCTGGCTGCGGGGCCCGGCGGGGCGGCGGAGGATGGCCGGGACCAGGAGGACGAGGCCCTGGGCGACGACGACGGCGACGAGGACGACGACGAAGCGGCGGCGCGCCGGGCCGCGGCCGCGCTGGAAGAGCAGCTG GAGGCCCTGCCTGGGTTGATGTGGGAATTGGGTCAACATCTGGGAGAGCTGAGCTTGGATGCTGAAGGCCTGGAGGAAGATGTTGGGCTGAGTTCAG GTTTCTATGAAGGCCCTTCCCCTACTGGTCCAGACTCCCCTCCTTCAACTTTTGGAGCTGACAGTGGTTTCTCCGGCTCGGGTTCCTACAGCCGTCTGGGCCCCTCTGAGCCTCGGGGAGCATTTGCCAGCGAGAGGCCCAAGTCTCTGG GAGAAGCTGGCCCCAGCTCCCAGGAGGCCTCTGGGGGAGGCCGGGCAGCTGTGCCCCGCTCCTTCTCGGCTCCCTACCCAACGGCTTCGCAGGAGACCGGGCCTGGGGGCGTAGCCACCTCCTTTTTGGCGCCCAGCCCGCTGCATGCAGTGGCTCTGCAGAGCCCCCGCCTGCGCGGCCGCTTCTATGCGGACTCCCCAGTCACCGGGCCCCCCGAGGACGCTGCTCCAGGCCGCCACTTGGAGAGCTACATCTCGGGCCTTCTGCGGCGCCGGCGGCGGATCCGCGGGCGGCCAGGCCCAGGCCAACCCCGAACCAGTCCCGGTCCCGGACCGGCCGAGCCGTCGGCGGCTCTCCGACGGCAGAACAGCGCTCGGCAGCGACCGGAGGAGCCGGCGCACTCTGGTGGGGGCGGCTCTCCTGGGCCCGGGGGCTGGCCGCCCTGGGACTCCAGCCCGCCCTCGACCGAGCCTGTGCCGGCGGCGGCGGGCTCATCACCCCCCAGCCCAGGCGAGGGCCGCTTGGTGAAGGCCCAGTACATCCCTGCAGCCCACGGAGCTGTCCGCGGTCCCCCAGTGGCCCGCGCCGCCCGCAGAAAGGGTCCGCCTCCCCCACCTCTTACTCGAGGCCGCAGCGTGGAGCTGTCCCCTCCCCGCGAGCGGCCGCGACCCAGCGGCGGCACCCGGAAGGGCCGCTTCCCAGACGGGGCGGTCCGCCGCGGCTCCCCGCGGGGCAAGAAGGCCGCCCGCTCGCAGTCCGAGAACAGCCTTCTGAATCGGCCCGGCGCCGGCCCGGCGGAGCCCAAGTACCACACCGTGGAGAGGGAGGAGCCGCGGCCCGGCCGACCTCGACGGCCTCCGGCCGCccccgccgctgccgccgcctcctcctcctcgcgCCGCTGGCGCTCCACTGCCGAGATCAGCGGCGAGGAGGCCGAGGGTGGACGGAGGGCCAAGGCGGTCCCACGAGGGGGGGCTGGCCGAGCCGCCGGGGGAGCCCCGGGGCCCTCGCCCGCCCCTCCCCGCCGCCTCCTCTACGGCTGTGCGGGCAGCGACTCGGAGTGCTCGGCGGGCCGCGGCGGGGCCGGGGGCCGCCGGGCTCCCCCTCTGGGCAGCGTCGGCGGCAGCTACGGGGGCAGCTACGGCCCAGCCTACGGTGAGAGCGAGTCGAGCGCCAGCGACGCCGAATCCCTGGCCTTCAGCTCAGCCTCCAGTGACTCGGAGGGCAGCGGCGGTGGCCTGGTGTGGCCCCAGCAGCTGGCAGCCGCCTCGGCAGCTGCAGGCCCGGCCGGGGGTCCTGGAGGGCCCCAGGGGAAGGTCTTCGTCAAGATCAAGGCCTCCCACGCCCTCAAGAAGAAGATCCTGCGGTTCCGCTCCGGCTCGCTGAAGGTTATGACCACGGTGTGA
- the DACT3 gene encoding dapper homolog 3 isoform X1, giving the protein MIRAFSFPVSPERGRLRGWLEGSLAGLCELHWLRERQEFRVRQALRLGQPLAAGPGGAAEDGRDQEDEALGDDDGDEDDDEAAARRAAAALEEQLACPRTLKPMSFSPGPNFPDLMLSDRISSGSASPALAPGWGRKCEPLFSFRGEEEALPGLMWELGQHLGELSLDAEGLEEDVGLSSGFYEGPSPTGPDSPPSTFGADSGFSGSGSYSRLGPSEPRGAFASERPKSLGEAGPSSQEASGGGRAAVPRSFSAPYPTASQETGPGGVATSFLAPSPLHAVALQSPRLRGRFYADSPVTGPPEDAAPGRHLESYISGLLRRRRRIRGRPGPGQPRTSPGPGPAEPSAALRRQNSARQRPEEPAHSGGGGSPGPGGWPPWDSSPPSTEPVPAAAGSSPPSPGEGRLVKAQYIPAAHGAVRGPPVARAARRKGPPPPPLTRGRSVELSPPRERPRPSGGTRKGRFPDGAVRRGSPRGKKAARSQSENSLLNRPGAGPAEPKYHTVEREEPRPGRPRRPPAAPAAAAASSSSRRWRSTAEISGEEAEGGRRAKAVPRGGAGRAAGGAPGPSPAPPRRLLYGCAGSDSECSAGRGGAGGRRAPPLGSVGGSYGGSYGPAYGESESSASDAESLAFSSASSDSEGSGGGLVWPQQLAAASAAAGPAGGPGGPQGKVFVKIKASHALKKKILRFRSGSLKVMTTV; this is encoded by the exons ATGATCCGGGCCTTTTCGTTCCCCGTGAGCCCGGAGAGGGGCCGGTTGCGGGGCTGGCTGGAGGGTAGCCTGGCCGGCCTCTGCGAGCTGCACTGGCTGCGGGAGCGCCAGGAGTTCCGCGTGCGCCAGGCGCTCCGGCTTGGGCAGCCGCTGGCTGCGGGGCCCGGCGGGGCGGCGGAGGATGGCCGGGACCAGGAGGACGAGGCCCTGGGCGACGACGACGGCGACGAGGACGACGACGAAGCGGCGGCGCGCCGGGCCGCGGCCGCGCTGGAAGAGCAGCTG GCCTGCCCCCGGACCCTCAAGCCCATGTCATTCTCTCCAGGCCCTAATTTCCCTGACCTGATGCTCTCTGATCGAATCTCCTCCGGTTCAGCCAGCCCAGCCTTGGCCCCCGGCTGGGGGAGGAAATGCGAGCCTCTGTTTTCTTTTAGGGGGGAAGAG GAGGCCCTGCCTGGGTTGATGTGGGAATTGGGTCAACATCTGGGAGAGCTGAGCTTGGATGCTGAAGGCCTGGAGGAAGATGTTGGGCTGAGTTCAG GTTTCTATGAAGGCCCTTCCCCTACTGGTCCAGACTCCCCTCCTTCAACTTTTGGAGCTGACAGTGGTTTCTCCGGCTCGGGTTCCTACAGCCGTCTGGGCCCCTCTGAGCCTCGGGGAGCATTTGCCAGCGAGAGGCCCAAGTCTCTGG GAGAAGCTGGCCCCAGCTCCCAGGAGGCCTCTGGGGGAGGCCGGGCAGCTGTGCCCCGCTCCTTCTCGGCTCCCTACCCAACGGCTTCGCAGGAGACCGGGCCTGGGGGCGTAGCCACCTCCTTTTTGGCGCCCAGCCCGCTGCATGCAGTGGCTCTGCAGAGCCCCCGCCTGCGCGGCCGCTTCTATGCGGACTCCCCAGTCACCGGGCCCCCCGAGGACGCTGCTCCAGGCCGCCACTTGGAGAGCTACATCTCGGGCCTTCTGCGGCGCCGGCGGCGGATCCGCGGGCGGCCAGGCCCAGGCCAACCCCGAACCAGTCCCGGTCCCGGACCGGCCGAGCCGTCGGCGGCTCTCCGACGGCAGAACAGCGCTCGGCAGCGACCGGAGGAGCCGGCGCACTCTGGTGGGGGCGGCTCTCCTGGGCCCGGGGGCTGGCCGCCCTGGGACTCCAGCCCGCCCTCGACCGAGCCTGTGCCGGCGGCGGCGGGCTCATCACCCCCCAGCCCAGGCGAGGGCCGCTTGGTGAAGGCCCAGTACATCCCTGCAGCCCACGGAGCTGTCCGCGGTCCCCCAGTGGCCCGCGCCGCCCGCAGAAAGGGTCCGCCTCCCCCACCTCTTACTCGAGGCCGCAGCGTGGAGCTGTCCCCTCCCCGCGAGCGGCCGCGACCCAGCGGCGGCACCCGGAAGGGCCGCTTCCCAGACGGGGCGGTCCGCCGCGGCTCCCCGCGGGGCAAGAAGGCCGCCCGCTCGCAGTCCGAGAACAGCCTTCTGAATCGGCCCGGCGCCGGCCCGGCGGAGCCCAAGTACCACACCGTGGAGAGGGAGGAGCCGCGGCCCGGCCGACCTCGACGGCCTCCGGCCGCccccgccgctgccgccgcctcctcctcctcgcgCCGCTGGCGCTCCACTGCCGAGATCAGCGGCGAGGAGGCCGAGGGTGGACGGAGGGCCAAGGCGGTCCCACGAGGGGGGGCTGGCCGAGCCGCCGGGGGAGCCCCGGGGCCCTCGCCCGCCCCTCCCCGCCGCCTCCTCTACGGCTGTGCGGGCAGCGACTCGGAGTGCTCGGCGGGCCGCGGCGGGGCCGGGGGCCGCCGGGCTCCCCCTCTGGGCAGCGTCGGCGGCAGCTACGGGGGCAGCTACGGCCCAGCCTACGGTGAGAGCGAGTCGAGCGCCAGCGACGCCGAATCCCTGGCCTTCAGCTCAGCCTCCAGTGACTCGGAGGGCAGCGGCGGTGGCCTGGTGTGGCCCCAGCAGCTGGCAGCCGCCTCGGCAGCTGCAGGCCCGGCCGGGGGTCCTGGAGGGCCCCAGGGGAAGGTCTTCGTCAAGATCAAGGCCTCCCACGCCCTCAAGAAGAAGATCCTGCGGTTCCGCTCCGGCTCGCTGAAGGTTATGACCACGGTGTGA